A genome region from Trachemys scripta elegans isolate TJP31775 chromosome 2, CAS_Tse_1.0, whole genome shotgun sequence includes the following:
- the TMEM106B gene encoding transmembrane protein 106B — protein MGKSFSHLPLHTCKEDGYDGGTASENMRNGLVHSESHSEDGRSGDVSQFPYVEFTGRDSVTCPTCQGTGRIPRGQENQLVALIPYSDQRLRPRRTKLYVTASVIVCLLLSGLAVFFLFPRSIDVEYIGVKSVYVSYETSRRIIYLNITNTLNITNNNYYSVEVANITAQVQFSKTVIGKARLNNITNIGPLDMKQIDYMVPTVIQDEMSYMFDYCTLPSIKVHNIVVMMQVTVTTSYFGHSEQISQERYQYVDCGGNTTYQMGQSEYLNVPQPPQ, from the exons ATGGGGAAATCCTTTTCTCACCTGCCTTTACATACGTGTAAAGAAGATGGCTATGATGGAGGTACAGCATCTGAAAACATGAGGAATGGATTAGTTCACTCTGAATCCCATAGTGAAGATGGAAGAAGTGGGGATGTGTCACAGTTCCCATATGTGGAATTTACTGGAAGAGACAGTGTCACTTGTCCCACTTGCCAGGGAACAGGGAGAATTCCACGTG GGCAGGAAAACCAGCTTGTGGCACTGATTCCATACAGTGATCAGAGGCTGAGGCCAAGAAGAAC aaagctTTATGTGACTGCTTCTGTAATAGTATGCTTACTCCTTTCTGGTCTGGCTGTATTCTTCTTATTTCCTCGTTCCATCGATGTTGAATACATTGGAGTGAAGTCAGTATATGTCAGTTATGAAACAAGTAGGCGTATAATATATCTAAATATTACG aaCACCCTAAATATAACAAACAACAATTATTATTCTGTTGAAGTGGCAAACATTACAGCCCaagttcagttttcaaaaaccgTTATTGGGAAGGCACGGCTAAACAATATCACCAACATTGGTCCACTGGATATGAAGCAG atTGATTATATGGTGCCCACAGTCATACAAGATGAAATGAGCTACATGTT TGATTACTGTACCTTGCCATCTATTAAAGTGCATAACATAGTAGTCATGATGCA AGTGACAGTGACGACCTCTTACTTTGGCCACTCTGAACAAATATCCCAGGAGAGATACCAGTATGTAGACTGTGGTGGAAACACGACTTATCAAATGGGCCAGTCAGAATATCTAAACGTACCTCAACCTCCACAATAA